From one Paractinoplanes brasiliensis genomic stretch:
- a CDS encoding DUF4362 domain-containing protein encodes MALAPRLFAAAACGGAPTSAAPSPSKAQYTVKPNTTLRPGLGVTDCGTFTLAQGEQLPDQAARCFADEAGAGHRALLKLTRPTVEGAPIHVTYTSGDDGRTEVVTDSRADNFGPRTVTTEDCQGPKPGPYGIDFTSCVRVTK; translated from the coding sequence GTGGCACTCGCTCCCCGGCTCTTCGCGGCCGCCGCCTGCGGTGGCGCCCCGACCTCAGCGGCGCCCAGCCCGTCGAAGGCCCAGTACACCGTCAAACCCAACACGACGCTGAGACCCGGGTTGGGGGTGACCGACTGCGGCACCTTCACGCTGGCGCAGGGCGAGCAGCTGCCCGATCAAGCGGCCCGCTGCTTCGCCGACGAGGCGGGGGCCGGCCATCGTGCGCTCCTGAAGCTCACCCGGCCCACGGTGGAGGGCGCCCCGATCCATGTCACGTACACGTCGGGGGACGACGGGCGTACCGAGGTGGTCACGGATTCGCGGGCAGACAACTTCGGGCCGAGGACGGTGACCACCGAGGACTGTCAGGGGCCGAAGCCGGGTCCGTACGGCATCGACTTCACCTCCTGCGTACGGGTCACGAAGTGA
- a CDS encoding ABC transporter substrate-binding protein gives MNRSRAGLSAGALMMAVSLALAACGGGGDDSSEGADAKTLTLWHYEGPTSAMGIAWNKAIEEFKSTHPGVEVKFEEKGFEQIQQNAQMILNSDSAPDIMEYNKGNATAGLLSKQGLLTDLTEEASKRGWDKALNSSLQTTTKYDDDGIMGSGKTYGIPNYAEYVEVYYNKDLFKKHNLQVPTTLDEFTKVMDTFVQNKVTPLAVGGAEYPAQQILYSLALSKADRAWVDDYQLYKNKVDFKGPQLKYGADTFKQWVDKGYIAKNSAGIKAEDMGVSFTQGKFPIMISGSWWYGRFVNEIKNFEWGTFLFPGNKLHPGSSGNLWVVPEKSKAKALAYDFIDITMKPEIQALLGNNGGVPVAADTAAITDPKNKELIENFNKISGEDGLAFYPDWPAPGYYDVLVAGVQGLINGSKTPDQVLTEIQKPYDENLADLGK, from the coding sequence ATGAATCGATCGCGAGCCGGCCTCTCGGCCGGTGCACTGATGATGGCCGTCTCGCTTGCTCTTGCCGCCTGTGGTGGGGGTGGTGACGACAGCAGCGAAGGCGCCGACGCCAAGACCCTGACGCTCTGGCACTACGAGGGGCCGACCAGCGCAATGGGCATTGCCTGGAACAAGGCCATTGAGGAGTTCAAGAGCACGCACCCGGGTGTCGAGGTCAAGTTCGAGGAGAAGGGCTTCGAGCAGATCCAGCAGAACGCCCAGATGATCCTGAACTCGGACAGCGCCCCGGACATCATGGAGTACAACAAGGGCAATGCCACGGCCGGGCTTCTGTCGAAGCAGGGGCTGCTCACCGACCTCACCGAGGAGGCGAGCAAGCGCGGCTGGGACAAGGCCCTCAACTCGAGCCTGCAGACCACCACGAAATACGACGACGACGGCATCATGGGCTCGGGCAAGACGTACGGGATCCCCAACTACGCCGAGTATGTCGAGGTCTACTACAACAAGGACCTGTTCAAGAAGCACAACCTGCAGGTGCCCACCACGCTCGACGAGTTCACCAAGGTGATGGACACGTTCGTGCAGAACAAGGTCACCCCGCTCGCGGTGGGCGGCGCCGAGTACCCGGCTCAGCAGATCCTGTACTCGCTGGCGTTGAGCAAGGCCGACCGGGCCTGGGTCGACGACTACCAGCTCTACAAGAACAAGGTCGACTTCAAGGGCCCGCAGCTGAAGTACGGCGCGGACACCTTCAAGCAGTGGGTGGACAAGGGCTACATCGCCAAGAACTCGGCCGGCATCAAGGCCGAGGACATGGGTGTCTCGTTCACGCAGGGCAAGTTCCCGATCATGATCTCGGGGTCGTGGTGGTACGGGCGGTTCGTCAACGAGATCAAGAACTTCGAGTGGGGCACGTTCCTGTTCCCGGGCAACAAGCTGCACCCGGGCTCCAGCGGCAACCTCTGGGTGGTGCCGGAGAAGAGCAAGGCCAAGGCCCTCGCGTACGACTTCATCGACATCACCATGAAGCCGGAGATCCAGGCGCTGCTCGGCAACAACGGCGGTGTGCCGGTGGCGGCCGACACGGCGGCGATCACCGATCCCAAGAACAAGGAGCTCATCGAGAACTTCAACAAGATCTCGGGTGAGGACGGCCTGGCGTTCTATCCGGACTGGCCGGCCCCCGGCTACTACGACGTGCTGGTCGCGGGCGTGCAGGGCCTGATCAACGGCTCGAAGACGCCCGACCAGGTCCTGACCGAGATCCAGAAGCCGTACGACGAGAACCTCGCCGACCTCGGCAAGTGA